The Spiroplasma clarkii genome has a window encoding:
- a CDS encoding alpha/beta hydrolase: protein MINLKIGLKQENENVYFEAFILETPNSKTTQLPVLIICPGGGFVFCSENEAENIGFSFLDKDFHIVVLHYSVYDTEKNFKEGEQLKELGQVYDWILKNAHSYNFDINQINLLGFSAGGNLVLNFNNHFENQAVIGFDVKKWPKINKIIVGYPRLKYNSLNIDANNSLINSSNPNANIDDAIKWYTKRNLALFGVADPSFEQQQKFSPIQNITAKHPPVFIFQARDDDTTLIEETIDYVKKLQNLNIKYQLHIYNTGGHGFGDGSSRNNNKVLSTWITEAIYWLNEREVK, encoded by the coding sequence ATGATAAATTTAAAAATTGGTTTGAAGCAAGAAAATGAAAATGTTTATTTTGAAGCCTTTATCTTAGAAACTCCAAACTCAAAAACTACTCAATTGCCAGTATTAATAATTTGTCCTGGTGGAGGTTTTGTTTTTTGCTCTGAAAATGAGGCTGAAAATATTGGATTTAGTTTTTTAGACAAAGATTTTCATATTGTAGTTTTACATTATAGTGTTTATGATACTGAAAAAAACTTTAAAGAAGGTGAGCAATTAAAAGAACTAGGCCAAGTTTATGACTGAATACTAAAGAATGCACACAGCTATAATTTTGATATTAATCAAATTAATTTATTAGGCTTTTCAGCTGGAGGTAATTTAGTTTTGAATTTTAATAATCATTTTGAAAATCAAGCAGTGATAGGTTTTGATGTAAAAAAATGACCAAAAATTAATAAAATTATTGTTGGTTACCCAAGGCTGAAATATAATTCTTTGAATATTGATGCAAATAATTCATTAATAAATTCTTCAAATCCCAATGCTAACATTGATGATGCAATCAAGTGATATACAAAAAGAAACTTAGCCCTCTTTGGAGTGGCAGATCCTAGTTTTGAACAACAACAAAAATTCTCACCAATCCAAAATATTACTGCAAAACACCCACCAGTATTCATTTTTCAAGCAAGAGATGATGACACTACTTTAATTGAAGAAACAATTGATTATGTAAAGAAACTTCAAAACTTAAACATAAAATATCAATTACATATTTATAATACTGGTGGACATGGTTTTGGTGATGGTTCTTCAAGAAATAACAATAAAGTTTTATCAACTTGAATTACTGAAGCAATTTATTGGTTGAATGAAAGAGAGGTTAAATAA
- a CDS encoding MurR/RpiR family transcriptional regulator, with product MRLFKKLGYKTLKQMQMNYYNKRNIIEMTSIKKQSINEKMVDDIISEVSSYSLYSVLKTNECLNKKMIENLALFLLSANKVLTFGMGNSGIAAQFLTSSLNKIGINCFNPVSIHDLMIQKEYLKNNDVLIIFSTSLETKEIKFILQKLDSFKFKTCLVTEEKNKNKYPVDFTVCYSKHDLEVTSFPAISTLTSQIYSVNILFNVIMYKLSDTKIKKGNHDNFEWNKSI from the coding sequence GTGAGACTATTTAAAAAATTAGGGTATAAAACTTTAAAACAAATGCAGATGAATTATTATAATAAACGAAATATTATTGAAATGACTAGCATCAAAAAACAGTCTATTAATGAAAAAATGGTTGATGACATTATTTCTGAAGTTTCAAGTTACTCACTGTACTCAGTTTTAAAAACTAATGAATGTTTAAATAAAAAAATGATTGAAAATCTGGCACTTTTTTTGCTTAGTGCCAATAAAGTTTTAACTTTTGGAATGGGTAACTCAGGAATTGCTGCTCAGTTTTTAACTTCGTCCTTAAATAAAATTGGGATCAATTGTTTTAATCCTGTTTCTATTCATGACTTGATGATTCAAAAAGAATATTTAAAGAACAATGATGTTTTGATTATTTTTTCAACAAGTTTAGAAACTAAAGAAATTAAATTCATTTTACAAAAACTTGATAGTTTTAAATTTAAAACTTGCCTTGTTACTGAGGAAAAAAACAAAAATAAATACCCTGTTGATTTTACTGTCTGTTATTCAAAACATGATTTAGAAGTAACTTCATTTCCTGCAATCAGCACTCTAACAAGTCAAATTTATTCAGTAAACATTTTATTTAATGTTATTATGTATAAATTATCAGACACTAAAATTAAAAAAGGAAATCACGATAATTTTGAATGAAACAAAAGTATTTAA
- a CDS encoding ABC transporter permease subunit, which produces MKGYMDNLSTEIDDAAKIDGCGNWAIFTKIILPLAKPMLSVIALWSFLGPFGDVILPAILARDSSELTMASGLQSLINATSVRQEGAFAAGALVIAIPITMMFMLLQKNITTGLSAAGVKG; this is translated from the coding sequence TTGAAGGGCTACATGGATAATCTTTCAACAGAAATTGATGATGCAGCAAAAATTGATGGCTGCGGTAATTGAGCAATTTTTACAAAAATAATTTTACCATTAGCAAAACCTATGCTATCTGTAATTGCCCTGTGATCATTCTTAGGACCATTTGGCGATGTAATTCTCCCAGCAATCCTTGCTAGAGATTCAAGTGAATTGACTATGGCAAGTGGATTGCAATCATTAATTAATGCAACAAGCGTTAGACAAGAAGGTGCTTTTGCAGCAGGTGCCCTAGTAATTGCAATTCCAATTACTATGATGTTTATGTTGTTACAAAAAAATATTACAACAGGTCTCTCAGCTGCTGGAGTGAAAGGATAA
- a CDS encoding ABC transporter ATP-binding protein translates to MKVDLRNISKKYQGNSFYTLENINLQIDDNDFCVLLGPSGCGKTTLLRIIAGLNSITKGDLYFDNQKVNDIEPKDRDIAMVFQSYALYPHYNVYKNMAFGLKMKKERKDVVNHRVRGAAKLLNIEKHLFKKPKELSGGQQQRVALGRAIVRKPKLFLMDEPLSNLDAKLRESIRTELVSIHRMLGTTTVYVTHDQLEAMTMATKIVLMNNQVIQQIGRPEEFYNRPNNLFVSKFIGTPTINLFETVLLEDQLKFDDFDKFNLKVTEDQLEILKKEKTTKFTVGVRSEDIQIVKNENEAHGEFKIINVELLGMNKQVTCESRNGKKIVITTRKDFDKNIDDKIFVNYSKYLIFNSITENLVCD, encoded by the coding sequence ATGAAAGTAGATTTAAGAAATATTTCAAAAAAATATCAAGGTAATTCTTTTTATACATTAGAAAATATTAATTTACAAATTGATGATAATGATTTTTGTGTTTTACTTGGACCTAGTGGTTGTGGTAAAACAACTTTGTTAAGAATTATTGCTGGTTTAAATTCAATTACAAAAGGTGATTTATACTTTGATAATCAAAAAGTTAATGATATAGAACCAAAAGACCGAGACATTGCTATGGTTTTTCAAAGTTATGCTTTGTACCCACATTACAATGTTTATAAAAACATGGCTTTTGGTTTGAAAATGAAAAAAGAAAGAAAAGATGTAGTCAATCATCGTGTTAGAGGTGCTGCAAAGTTATTAAATATTGAAAAACATTTATTTAAAAAACCAAAAGAACTTTCAGGAGGGCAACAACAACGTGTTGCCTTAGGAAGAGCAATTGTCAGAAAACCAAAATTATTTTTAATGGATGAACCTTTAAGTAACTTGGATGCAAAATTAAGAGAAAGCATACGAACAGAGTTAGTTTCAATTCACAGAATGTTGGGAACTACAACAGTTTATGTAACTCACGACCAACTTGAGGCCATGACTATGGCTACCAAAATTGTTTTGATGAACAATCAAGTTATTCAACAAATTGGGAGACCTGAAGAATTTTACAACAGACCAAACAATTTATTTGTTTCAAAATTTATAGGTACTCCAACAATTAACTTGTTTGAAACAGTCCTTCTTGAAGACCAATTAAAGTTTGATGACTTTGATAAATTTAATTTAAAAGTTACTGAAGATCAATTAGAAATTTTGAAAAAAGAAAAAACAACAAAATTTACAGTGGGAGTTAGATCTGAAGATATTCAAATTGTTAAAAATGAAAATGAAGCACATGGTGAATTTAAAATCATTAATGTTGAACTTTTAGGTATGAACAAACAAGTTACATGTGAATCTAGAAATGGTAAAAAAATTGTTATAACAACAAGAAAAGATTTTGATAAGAATATTGATGATAAAATTTTTGTTAACTATAGTAAATATTTAATTTTCAACTCAATAACTGAAAATTTGGTTTGTGATTAA
- a CDS encoding glycoside hydrolase family 1 protein → MLKFSKDFQIGAAISAIQTEGAGLTKKGDTIFEMQYKKKKAEFFEGIGPNITSDFMRNYKTDLKMLSEIKLTSLRTSFSWARLYPDGKNLDNEAVKYYHNYLDECIKNNIIPHMCLFHFDMPAWASELGGWSSEVVIESFIKYADFIFSEYGAKVKYFTTFNEPLNPIVGGFLGDGFEPYVNDPRLAIQQAYGMILAHAKVVEIFREKNYHKDSKIGIVFDWNYTYPFSESENDKYSAKIFDAYINKGPLKILAQGVIDDFLVDSLKKYQMLPKYTKSEIEIIKKVKVDFLGINYYFPKRAAYVECNNPRFEMDNVTQKIPADAIMNVHRGWEIYPQALYDIGLALKNEFQNIPWYIGECGMGVQNEDLYRDKNGMINDDYRIDFLEKHLEQIKRVIDMGSNCFGFHVWAAIDCWSFRNAYKNRYGLIEVNLKNQERRFKKSAYWYKKLIENRS, encoded by the coding sequence ATGTTGAAGTTTAGTAAAGATTTTCAAATTGGTGCTGCTATTAGTGCAATTCAAACTGAAGGTGCTGGGCTTACCAAAAAAGGTGACACTATTTTTGAAATGCAATACAAGAAAAAGAAAGCTGAATTTTTTGAAGGAATTGGACCAAATATAACATCTGATTTTATGAGAAACTACAAAACTGATTTAAAAATGTTATCTGAAATCAAGTTAACAAGTTTAAGAACCAGTTTTTCTTGAGCCAGACTTTACCCAGATGGCAAAAACCTTGATAATGAGGCTGTGAAATATTATCATAACTATCTAGATGAGTGTATTAAAAATAACATAATTCCTCACATGTGCTTGTTCCATTTTGATATGCCTGCTTGGGCTTCAGAACTTGGAGGTTGAAGTTCTGAAGTTGTAATTGAGTCTTTTATAAAATATGCTGACTTTATTTTTAGTGAATATGGTGCCAAAGTAAAATATTTCACAACTTTTAATGAACCTTTAAACCCAATTGTTGGAGGTTTTCTTGGTGATGGTTTTGAACCATATGTAAATGATCCAAGATTAGCAATTCAACAAGCTTATGGAATGATATTAGCTCATGCAAAAGTTGTTGAAATATTTAGAGAAAAGAATTATCATAAAGATTCAAAAATAGGAATTGTTTTTGACTGAAACTATACTTATCCATTTTCAGAATCTGAAAATGATAAATACAGTGCCAAAATTTTTGATGCATATATCAATAAAGGACCATTAAAAATTTTAGCACAAGGTGTTATTGATGACTTTTTAGTGGATTCACTGAAAAAATACCAAATGCTACCAAAATATACAAAATCCGAAATAGAAATAATAAAAAAAGTAAAAGTTGATTTCTTAGGAATAAACTACTATTTTCCAAAGCGTGCTGCTTATGTAGAATGCAATAACCCAAGATTTGAAATGGATAATGTGACTCAAAAAATTCCTGCTGATGCTATTATGAATGTTCACCGGGGTTGAGAAATTTATCCTCAAGCATTGTATGATATAGGATTGGCATTAAAAAACGAGTTTCAAAATATTCCATGATATATTGGTGAATGTGGTATGGGTGTACAAAATGAGGATTTATATAGAGATAAAAATGGGATGATTAATGATGATTATCGCATTGATTTTTTAGAAAAACATTTAGAACAAATCAAAAGAGTAATTGATATGGGTTCAAATTGCTTTGGCTTCCATGTTTGAGCTGCAATTGATTGTTGAAGTTTTAGAAATGCATACAAAAATAGGTATGGTTTAATTGAAGTTAATCTTAAAAATCAAGAAAGGAGATTTAAAAAATCTGCTTATTGATATAAAAAATTAATTGAAAACAGATCTTAG
- a CDS encoding ABC transporter ATP-binding protein codes for MIKKLNANKNELLNTFKKKKINFFKLIFELTRENRVQFCVFVSLIIFNSLLISINSYIINLTIEQIAFDFSDTGVGNNHKMQWWFFLIMSGIVLLGMALGAYSKEYLGTIIAIKIEIQLRQIILDKLLKQDISFYYDKKIGDIMTKVVGDTNVIGNEINGLFSAIIQAPIVMIFSSVVLFMIDVPLGITSVVTIYLLSFILIAITSNYKKRTTIVRTTISDINGDVIDRIGAIRLIKSSATREYEYERIKQIHKPYLKSFKPLAKTGGLLLQTLIVCDAIVNIIVISVGVFWYGYIQNDINIFLVKLIPIVSCLTQLTRPLWQISGIIPGIARAGASTEKVMEIVTSEILLDDNFTSGKQLDQEVETIEFKNVYFRYPKKEEIILNNINLKLEKGKKYAFVGETGSGKSTIAKLILRFYDKSEGEILINGEKIESFNLKSYLSRVGYVEQEPQIIYGNVYDNVKYGSFEASDDQVKTACIQSKVHEVVKSWENGYETLLGERGTLISGGQKQRLVLARLLLKNPEILILDEATSALDNIVEKEIQLQLEKMMENKTTVIIAHRLSTIKNVDKIYVMAPGKGIVQEGNWDELIKLTGPFKKLYDSSL; via the coding sequence GTGATTAAAAAGTTAAATGCTAACAAAAATGAATTATTAAATACTTTCAAAAAGAAAAAAATTAACTTTTTTAAGTTAATTTTTGAACTAACAAGAGAAAATAGAGTTCAATTTTGTGTTTTTGTATCCTTGATTATTTTTAACTCACTTTTAATTAGTATCAATTCTTACATAATTAATTTAACAATTGAACAAATTGCTTTTGACTTTTCAGACACTGGTGTTGGAAACAACCACAAAATGCAGTGATGGTTTTTCTTAATTATGTCAGGAATAGTCTTGTTAGGTATGGCACTAGGAGCATATTCTAAAGAATATTTAGGAACCATTATTGCAATTAAAATTGAAATTCAATTAAGACAGATTATCTTAGATAAACTTTTAAAACAAGATATTTCTTTTTACTATGATAAAAAAATTGGTGACATTATGACAAAAGTTGTTGGAGACACAAATGTTATTGGTAATGAAATTAATGGCCTTTTTTCAGCAATTATTCAAGCTCCAATTGTTATGATTTTTTCTTCAGTTGTTTTATTTATGATTGATGTACCTTTAGGAATAACTTCAGTTGTTACAATATATTTGTTAAGTTTTATACTAATTGCAATTACTTCAAACTATAAAAAAAGAACTACCATTGTCAGAACAACCATTTCAGATATAAATGGAGATGTGATAGATAGAATTGGAGCAATTAGGTTGATTAAGTCATCAGCAACTCGTGAATATGAGTATGAAAGAATTAAACAAATTCATAAACCATACTTAAAAAGTTTTAAACCCTTAGCAAAAACAGGGGGATTACTTTTACAAACATTAATAGTTTGTGATGCCATAGTAAACATCATTGTCATTTCAGTTGGTGTCTTTTGATATGGTTATATACAAAATGATATTAATATTTTCCTAGTTAAATTAATTCCAATTGTTTCATGTTTAACTCAATTAACTAGACCACTTTGACAAATTTCAGGAATAATCCCAGGTATTGCTCGAGCAGGAGCTTCAACTGAAAAAGTTATGGAGATAGTTACAAGTGAAATTTTACTTGATGACAATTTTACTTCTGGAAAACAACTAGATCAAGAGGTTGAAACAATTGAGTTTAAAAATGTTTACTTTAGGTATCCAAAAAAAGAAGAAATAATTTTAAATAACATTAATTTAAAATTAGAAAAAGGAAAAAAATATGCTTTTGTTGGTGAAACTGGGAGTGGTAAATCAACAATAGCAAAACTAATTTTAAGATTTTATGATAAAAGTGAAGGTGAAATTTTAATTAATGGTGAGAAAATTGAGTCCTTTAACTTAAAAAGTTATTTAAGTCGAGTTGGCTATGTTGAACAAGAACCTCAAATCATTTATGGAAATGTTTATGATAATGTCAAATATGGGAGTTTTGAGGCAAGTGATGATCAAGTTAAGACGGCTTGCATACAGTCAAAAGTTCATGAAGTAGTAAAAAGCTGAGAAAATGGGTATGAAACTCTTTTAGGAGAAAGAGGCACATTAATTTCAGGTGGTCAAAAACAAAGATTGGTACTAGCAAGACTCTTGTTAAAAAACCCGGAAATTCTTATTCTCGATGAGGCCACTAGTGCTCTTGACAATATTGTTGAAAAAGAAATTCAACTTCAACTTGAAAAAATGATGGAAAATAAAACCACAGTGATTATTGCTCATAGATTAAGCACAATCAAAAATGTTGACAAAATTTATGTCATGGCACCAGGAAAAGGCATAGTTCAAGAGGGAAACTGAGATGAACTAATCAAGTTAACTGGTCCATTTAAAAAATTATATGATTCAAGTTTGTAA
- a CDS encoding carbohydrate ABC transporter permease → MEFKNLNDVKEWIDNSPIEVVISQLNDIDKYNYNNSAIGYNEFFINATDFLKTKIKNNFSTYKTNEFNKFLIEKDNKFIIDISKVEEEFQNKDDQYLKNMINISARKQLATMSYQTRVKEIKDFKTFYNKKWLNVLLWEAKQVYKFQNNFINKSYKIAIRKFKEVNMIISNDDTVFYKKSSKYKPEELNDAKKLFKGELKKLGKNEIDKKIEIYKNYQIFDYDIEFAHNYLIFKRDYVQEKNILTQEHNEEIIKLQSELEENKKNKTQINSEIKVKLKKLRNEFKESLKLTTNKNEIDDLKLEYFDSLNNIKFKNSITLIKDKIKFSKSSYKRKLKKNKVMFETNVSNFRDSLPIERGSLIKNLSITLGIIPGVCQFINKQYIKGSLLFFVGLPIAIILLLYSFGIGNVGGNGIFGLIDFGKSAETTDNFFDIDGRFYFVESILGMLLLFIVIAFFAINYYNSWITTKQIKIGGRPSLWMNTRKYLQSQGVPYVLTLPSLIGILLIVVFPVVATFVIAFTDYGKGSDPANPGQYISWIGFDNFKKIFGGQYGSSFVFVFQWTIIWVIFAGFGGIVVGTIFCLLINNERMYGKKIFRLIMILPGAVPGFVMVLLFSILFSSQTFNNFTNKIFGVYGWTTELALARIALIFVNAWLSQTYIFLLFTGVSQGISKDLYDSSKIDGASKPSQTFKITLPILFSQTGPLLIGQFTGAFSNFGIIALFNSNGSVLSSNGELMAGNPGITDILISFVYKITNDQQNYSYGLGAAFIIIFSLFTVSMAFMGMRNMKAFKKGVV, encoded by the coding sequence TTGGAATTTAAAAATTTAAATGATGTAAAAGAGTGAATTGATAATTCTCCAATTGAAGTTGTTATTTCACAACTAAATGATATTGATAAATACAATTACAACAACTCTGCTATTGGTTATAATGAGTTTTTTATAAATGCAACAGATTTTTTAAAAACAAAAATTAAAAATAATTTTTCAACTTATAAAACAAATGAATTTAATAAATTTTTAATTGAAAAGGATAATAAATTTATTATTGATATATCAAAAGTTGAAGAAGAATTTCAAAACAAAGATGATCAATATCTTAAAAATATGATTAATATTTCAGCAAGAAAACAACTTGCAACAATGAGTTATCAAACAAGAGTAAAAGAGATAAAAGATTTCAAGACTTTTTACAATAAGAAGTGATTAAATGTTTTATTATGAGAAGCAAAACAAGTTTACAAATTTCAAAATAATTTTATAAATAAAAGTTATAAAATTGCAATCAGAAAATTTAAAGAAGTAAATATGATTATTTCAAATGATGATACTGTTTTTTATAAGAAAAGTTCTAAATACAAACCTGAAGAATTAAATGATGCCAAAAAATTATTTAAAGGTGAACTTAAAAAATTAGGTAAAAATGAAATTGACAAAAAAATTGAAATTTATAAAAATTATCAGATCTTTGATTATGACATTGAGTTTGCACATAATTATTTAATCTTTAAAAGAGATTATGTACAAGAAAAAAACATTCTTACTCAAGAGCATAATGAAGAAATTATTAAACTTCAATCAGAATTAGAAGAGAACAAAAAAAATAAGACTCAAATTAATTCTGAGATAAAAGTAAAGTTAAAAAAACTTAGAAATGAATTTAAAGAAAGCTTAAAACTTACCACAAATAAAAATGAAATTGATGATTTAAAACTTGAATATTTTGATAGTTTAAATAATATCAAATTCAAAAATAGTATTACTTTAATAAAAGATAAAATTAAATTTTCAAAAAGTTCTTACAAAAGAAAACTCAAAAAAAATAAAGTCATGTTTGAAACAAATGTTTCAAACTTTAGAGATTCATTACCAATTGAAAGAGGAAGTTTAATCAAAAATCTTTCAATAACATTGGGAATAATCCCTGGTGTTTGTCAGTTTATTAACAAGCAATATATTAAAGGATCATTATTGTTTTTTGTTGGCTTACCAATTGCCATCATTTTATTGTTATATTCATTTGGTATTGGCAATGTTGGAGGAAATGGGATATTTGGTTTAATTGACTTTGGGAAAAGTGCAGAAACAACCGATAATTTCTTTGATATTGATGGGAGATTCTACTTTGTTGAAAGTATTTTGGGAATGCTATTATTATTTATTGTAATTGCCTTCTTTGCAATTAATTACTATAACTCATGGATAACAACAAAACAAATTAAAATTGGTGGAAGACCATCATTGTGAATGAATACAAGAAAATATTTGCAAAGTCAAGGCGTGCCGTATGTGCTAACTTTACCTTCATTAATTGGTATTCTATTAATTGTAGTTTTCCCAGTTGTAGCAACTTTTGTTATAGCCTTTACTGATTATGGAAAGGGTAGTGACCCTGCCAATCCTGGACAATATATTAGCTGAATAGGATTTGATAATTTTAAAAAAATCTTTGGTGGACAGTATGGATCATCATTTGTATTTGTTTTTCAATGAACAATAATTTGAGTAATTTTTGCAGGCTTTGGTGGAATTGTAGTAGGAACAATATTTTGTTTACTAATTAATAATGAAAGAATGTATGGTAAAAAAATATTTAGACTAATTATGATTCTTCCAGGAGCAGTTCCGGGATTTGTGATGGTATTGTTATTTAGTATTTTGTTTTCATCACAAACTTTTAATAATTTCACAAATAAAATTTTTGGGGTTTATGGCTGAACAACAGAACTTGCATTGGCAAGAATTGCATTAATTTTTGTAAATGCATGACTATCACAAACCTATATCTTCTTATTATTTACAGGAGTTTCACAAGGAATTTCAAAAGATCTTTATGATTCATCTAAGATTGATGGAGCAAGCAAACCAAGTCAGACTTTTAAAATTACTCTCCCAATTCTTTTTAGTCAAACGGGTCCATTACTAATTGGTCAATTTACAGGAGCATTTTCTAATTTTGGAATAATTGCACTGTTTAATTCTAATGGTTCAGTTTTGAGTAGTAATGGTGAATTGATGGCTGGTAACCCTGGCATCACAGATATTTTAATTTCATTTGTTTATAAAATAACAAATGATCAACAAAATTACAGCTATGGTCTTGGAGCTGCATTTATTATTATTTTCTCATTATTTACAGTTTCAATGGCATTTATGGGAATGAGAAACATGAAAGCATTTAAGAAAGGAGTTGTTTAA